The Aerosakkonema funiforme FACHB-1375 genome window below encodes:
- a CDS encoding SDR family oxidoreductase — MKTFVAGATGQTGRRIVKELVDRNIPVRALVRDIDKARDILPASAELVVGDVLQPETLNTAIGDSTVLLCATGASPSFDPTGPYKVDCEGTKNLVDAAKAKGIEHFVLVTSLCTSQLFHPLNLFWLILVWKKQAEEYLQKSGLTYTIVRPGGLLNDENPDSVVMSAADTLFDGRIPRTKVAQVCVEALFQPDARDKIVEVVAKPEAAPKNWQELFASVA; from the coding sequence ATGAAAACATTTGTAGCAGGGGCAACAGGTCAAACAGGTCGCCGGATTGTCAAAGAACTTGTCGATCGCAATATTCCCGTCCGGGCTTTAGTGCGAGACATCGATAAAGCCAGAGACATTTTACCCGCATCGGCTGAATTAGTCGTAGGCGATGTCCTCCAGCCAGAGACGCTCAATACCGCCATCGGGGATAGCACTGTTCTGCTGTGTGCCACAGGTGCAAGTCCCAGCTTCGATCCGACAGGGCCATACAAAGTGGATTGCGAAGGCACCAAAAATTTGGTGGATGCTGCCAAAGCTAAGGGAATCGAGCATTTTGTCTTAGTTACTTCTTTGTGTACCTCCCAACTATTCCATCCTCTCAACCTGTTCTGGTTAATTTTAGTGTGGAAGAAACAAGCCGAGGAATATCTCCAGAAAAGCGGCTTAACTTATACAATAGTGCGACCGGGCGGTCTGCTGAATGACGAAAATCCTGACTCGGTTGTGATGTCTGCCGCAGACACCCTATTTGATGGCCGTATCCCCCGCACTAAAGTAGCACAAGTGTGTGTTGAAGCACTATTTCAACCAGACGCTCGCGATAAAATTGTCGAAGTTGTTGCTAAGCCAGAAGCCGCCCCAAAAAACTGGCAGGAGCTATTTGCTAGTGTGGCTTAA